In Haloterrigena turkmenica DSM 5511, a single genomic region encodes these proteins:
- a CDS encoding FAD-binding oxidoreductase, with translation MTHNCSFLEGLDLADDQVSFAEGRRDSHATDFGTEQSGGVFPDAVVYPERTADVSAVLEAATEHGVPVTPYAAGTGLEGNAVPARGGISLDLTRMDDIVDYRPDDFQIDVGPGIIGSAVDEHVAPDGLFFPPLPSSGDISTIGGMIATDASGMQTVRYGEVADWVLGLEAVLADGTVIETGSRASKTSSGYNLTDLLVGSEGTLAVVTEATLELAGRPEQIRGGRAIFETLDDAAEAISEAVRTEVDVAKIELVDGLSARMANRYLGSDLPDAPMVFLEFHANHGIETEIDLCRTIFEGHGVRQFEVSADDTAMADLWEARRELAYAMRSYDPDRGPLHPGDVTVPISSYPEIVREVKRLADEHDLLVPCYGHAGDGNLHYSPLVDPDDPDQLERGERVYREVVELAIEMGGTATGEHGIGQGKRKYLEPEHGAGAVDAMRSIKHALDPTGTLNPGKLFPETEDGEGVREPRR, from the coding sequence ATGACACATAACTGCTCGTTCCTCGAGGGTCTCGACCTCGCGGACGATCAGGTCTCGTTCGCAGAGGGACGCCGAGACTCGCACGCGACCGATTTCGGCACCGAGCAGAGCGGCGGCGTGTTCCCGGACGCGGTCGTCTACCCCGAACGCACGGCAGACGTCTCGGCCGTTCTCGAGGCCGCGACCGAACACGGCGTTCCCGTCACGCCCTACGCGGCCGGCACGGGACTCGAGGGCAACGCCGTCCCGGCCCGCGGCGGGATCAGCCTCGATCTGACGCGGATGGACGATATCGTCGACTATCGGCCCGACGACTTCCAAATCGACGTCGGGCCCGGGATCATCGGCTCGGCCGTCGACGAGCACGTCGCACCGGACGGCCTCTTCTTCCCGCCGCTGCCCTCCTCGGGCGACATCTCCACGATCGGCGGGATGATCGCGACCGACGCCAGCGGGATGCAGACGGTCAGGTACGGCGAGGTCGCCGACTGGGTGCTCGGTCTCGAGGCCGTCCTCGCGGACGGGACCGTCATCGAGACCGGGTCGCGAGCGAGCAAGACCTCGAGCGGCTACAACCTGACCGACCTGCTCGTCGGCAGCGAGGGAACGCTGGCGGTGGTCACCGAGGCCACCCTCGAGTTGGCGGGCCGCCCCGAACAGATCCGCGGCGGCCGGGCGATCTTCGAGACGCTCGACGACGCGGCCGAGGCCATCTCCGAGGCGGTGCGCACTGAGGTCGACGTCGCCAAGATCGAACTCGTCGACGGGCTGAGCGCCCGAATGGCGAACCGCTACCTCGGCAGCGATCTCCCCGACGCGCCGATGGTCTTCCTCGAGTTCCACGCCAACCACGGGATCGAGACGGAGATCGACCTCTGTCGGACGATCTTCGAAGGCCACGGCGTCCGCCAGTTCGAAGTGAGCGCCGACGACACGGCGATGGCCGATCTCTGGGAGGCCCGGCGGGAACTGGCGTACGCCATGCGGAGCTACGATCCCGACCGCGGACCGCTCCACCCCGGCGACGTGACGGTGCCGATCAGTTCCTACCCCGAGATCGTCCGCGAGGTCAAACGGCTCGCCGACGAACACGACCTCCTCGTCCCCTGTTACGGGCACGCGGGGGACGGCAACCTCCACTACAGCCCGCTCGTCGATCCGGACGACCCCGACCAACTCGAGCGGGGCGAACGAGTCTACCGCGAGGTCGTCGAACTGGCGATCGAGATGGGCGGCACCGCGACCGGCGAACACGGCATCGGCCAGGGGAAACGGAAGTACCTCGAGCCGGAACACGGCGCGGGCGCCGTCGACGCCATGCGGTCGATCAAACACGCGCTCGATCCGACGGGAACGCTGAACCCGGGCAAACTCTTTCCGGAGACCGAAGACGGGGAGGGCGTGCGGGAGCCGCGGCGCTGA
- a CDS encoding DUF7344 domain-containing protein, translating to MANTASRSGCTDAGHSSRGAEPNGEQSSLEPDDIYHILQTSRRRHVLRYLRRAGEPMTLRDLAERIAADEHETTVENLTSDQRQRVYISLYQSHLPKLDQRGIVDYDKDRGIVESTPMAAQFDPYLSGLEAGSTDPWPRRYAGTVGGCALFVVATAGGLLPIPWLATSSVVLLAVAAVTAVHWYSELIAS from the coding sequence ATGGCGAACACTGCGTCCCGAAGCGGGTGCACCGACGCGGGACACTCGTCGCGAGGAGCCGAACCGAACGGCGAACAGTCGTCACTCGAGCCGGACGATATCTACCATATCCTCCAGACCAGCCGTCGGCGCCACGTGCTCCGATACCTCCGGCGCGCCGGCGAGCCGATGACGCTTCGCGACCTCGCCGAGCGGATCGCCGCCGACGAACACGAGACGACCGTCGAGAACCTGACCTCGGACCAGCGCCAGCGCGTCTACATCTCCCTGTACCAGTCGCACCTGCCGAAACTCGACCAGCGCGGGATCGTCGACTACGACAAGGATCGCGGGATCGTCGAGTCGACGCCGATGGCCGCCCAGTTCGATCCGTATCTCTCGGGACTCGAGGCGGGGTCGACCGATCCGTGGCCGCGTCGGTACGCGGGAACGGTAGGCGGCTGTGCGCTGTTCGTGGTCGCAACGGCCGGCGGCCTGTTGCCGATTCCGTGGCTCGCTACCTCGTCGGTCGTCCTCTTGGCGGTCGCCGCCGTAACGGCGGTCCACTGGTATTCGGAACTGATCGCGTCGTAA
- a CDS encoding M14 family zinc carboxypeptidase translates to MTGSPSAPARTFEWVDGAIPRYESFFTVDEHRDRDRALAAEHDLLEYDERGESANGETLWTVTVGDGDRSALLFGAPHPNEPIGSMTIDFLLHELATNDELRGSLDYEFVCLPVVDPDGVRLNEGWFDGPFTLSNYAQNFYRTPPDEQVEATFPVEREGYVFDDPAPETRVLMDLIETRRPEFVYSFHNAAFGGCYYYLTEPLERLYDVLSSLPGEYDVPLHRGEPEWFAMEAFDDAVYRLPTFADRFDDIRDRDDVNPEAALLGGNSYDYADRFNEDVVELVVELPYFRDPQIQDQTELERPRADVIRDGVRKRQTLLEEMRDGADAVAEHLPETPMAREATGAIPHFENELESKLEWAESTAETDRPATVAQRVDEHFLRQYHLLTYLGMLLRSIDRAAMSADEGARETLAETKAALEDVFFERLEDIRARLDYETIPIWKLVAIQARAGLLCLDYLQNRPDR, encoded by the coding sequence ATGACAGGTTCTCCGTCAGCGCCGGCGCGTACGTTCGAATGGGTCGACGGCGCGATCCCGCGTTACGAGTCGTTCTTTACGGTGGACGAACACCGCGACCGCGACCGGGCCCTCGCGGCCGAACACGACCTCCTCGAGTACGACGAACGCGGCGAGAGCGCGAACGGCGAGACGCTGTGGACGGTGACCGTCGGCGACGGCGACCGGAGCGCGCTCCTGTTCGGCGCGCCCCACCCGAACGAACCGATCGGGTCGATGACGATCGATTTCCTGCTCCACGAACTCGCGACGAACGACGAGTTACGGGGGTCACTCGACTACGAATTCGTCTGTCTGCCGGTCGTCGACCCCGACGGCGTTCGGCTCAACGAAGGCTGGTTCGACGGCCCGTTCACGCTCTCGAACTACGCGCAGAACTTCTATCGAACGCCGCCGGACGAGCAGGTCGAGGCTACGTTCCCGGTCGAACGCGAGGGCTACGTCTTCGACGATCCAGCGCCGGAGACGCGGGTGCTGATGGACCTGATCGAGACCCGCCGCCCGGAGTTCGTCTACAGTTTCCACAACGCCGCGTTCGGCGGCTGTTACTACTACCTCACCGAGCCCCTCGAACGGCTCTACGACGTGCTCTCGTCGCTCCCGGGGGAGTACGACGTTCCGCTCCACCGAGGCGAACCCGAGTGGTTCGCGATGGAGGCGTTCGACGACGCCGTCTATCGGCTCCCGACCTTCGCGGACCGGTTCGACGACATTCGGGACCGTGACGACGTCAACCCCGAAGCGGCGCTCCTCGGCGGCAATTCCTACGATTACGCCGACCGATTCAACGAGGACGTTGTCGAACTCGTCGTCGAACTACCGTACTTCCGCGACCCGCAGATACAGGATCAAACCGAACTCGAGCGCCCTCGCGCGGACGTCATCCGGGACGGGGTTCGAAAACGGCAGACGCTCCTCGAAGAGATGCGAGACGGGGCCGATGCCGTCGCCGAGCACTTACCGGAGACGCCGATGGCCCGGGAGGCGACGGGGGCTATCCCCCACTTCGAGAACGAACTCGAGTCGAAACTCGAGTGGGCGGAATCGACCGCGGAGACGGACAGACCGGCGACAGTCGCCCAGCGCGTCGACGAGCACTTCCTCAGGCAGTACCACCTGCTGACGTACCTGGGTATGCTGTTACGATCGATCGACCGCGCCGCGATGAGCGCTGACGAGGGCGCTCGCGAGACGCTCGCGGAGACGAAAGCCGCACTCGAGGACGTCTTCTTCGAGCGACTCGAGGATATCCGAGCGCGACTCGACTACGAGACGATCCCGATCTGGAAACTCGTCGCGATCCAGGCCCGCGCGGGACTGCTCTGTCTGGACTACCTGCAGAACCGACCCGATAGGTGA
- a CDS encoding amphi-Trp domain-containing protein, whose amino-acid sequence MVDKTLAAEELTRDEAAERLRELADALEGDGPASVRTGNKTVSLRPSQSIAYELGVRERSSILRGSRETISLKMDWKPPKSSGEE is encoded by the coding sequence ATGGTAGATAAGACACTCGCTGCCGAGGAACTCACTCGCGACGAGGCCGCCGAACGGCTTCGAGAACTGGCCGACGCGCTCGAGGGCGACGGCCCGGCGTCGGTCCGGACGGGGAACAAGACGGTCTCCCTCCGGCCGTCGCAGTCGATCGCCTACGAGCTGGGCGTCCGCGAGCGGTCGTCGATCCTGCGGGGCTCGCGCGAAACGATCTCCCTCAAAATGGACTGGAAGCCGCCGAAGTCGTCCGGCGAGGAGTGA
- a CDS encoding UbiA family prenyltransferase, with protein sequence MALARTGTGPRATVRAFLSQVHPVFMTPPVAAALFGAVLVGRIDPAIAAIHAVAIFAAVYTAHVKDGYVDFHIRGEDDEHPLTERGCRVGLALSTTVFAACCVLLWVLVDPVAVVLTLPTWLIAYHHAPQLDTNPLTATTGYPLGIALAILGGFYVQAGTISAVAAGFALVFLVLLSGIKVIDDTQDYDYDRSIEKRTVAVAVGPDRAYALAYGLMLTALLAVLAFAVARVFPPTTALAALAFGAVALVARRAEPTLATMLLVRGSYVFLAVLVTAVWFEPLAGVGFP encoded by the coding sequence ATGGCCCTCGCGAGAACCGGCACAGGCCCGCGAGCGACGGTGCGAGCGTTCCTGTCGCAGGTCCACCCCGTCTTCATGACGCCGCCGGTCGCAGCGGCGCTGTTCGGTGCAGTCCTCGTCGGGCGGATCGATCCGGCCATCGCGGCGATCCACGCCGTCGCGATCTTCGCCGCGGTCTACACGGCCCACGTCAAGGACGGCTACGTCGATTTCCACATCCGCGGCGAGGACGACGAGCACCCGCTGACCGAGCGCGGGTGTCGCGTGGGACTGGCGCTCTCGACGACGGTCTTCGCCGCTTGTTGCGTGCTACTATGGGTGCTCGTCGATCCAGTCGCGGTCGTCCTGACGCTGCCGACGTGGCTGATCGCGTACCACCACGCGCCGCAGTTGGACACGAACCCGCTTACCGCGACGACGGGCTACCCGCTCGGCATCGCCCTCGCGATCCTCGGCGGGTTCTACGTGCAGGCCGGGACGATCAGCGCCGTCGCGGCGGGGTTCGCCCTCGTCTTCCTCGTGCTCCTGTCGGGGATCAAAGTCATCGACGACACCCAGGATTACGACTACGACCGGTCGATCGAGAAGCGCACCGTCGCCGTCGCCGTCGGTCCGGATCGCGCGTACGCGCTGGCCTACGGACTGATGCTGACGGCCCTGCTGGCCGTCCTCGCCTTCGCCGTCGCTCGCGTCTTCCCGCCGACGACGGCGCTGGCCGCGCTCGCCTTCGGCGCGGTCGCGCTCGTCGCGCGTCGCGCGGAGCCCACGCTCGCCACGATGCTGCTCGTCCGCGGCTCCTACGTCTTTCTGGCCGTGCTCGTCACCGCGGTCTGGTTCGAGCCGCTCGCCGGCGTCGGGTTCCCGTGA
- a CDS encoding DUF7563 family protein has product MTIAPWPAVDTESTCEHCGAHVSDQFCRVFGDNRNRAHRCGACDTYARLSRGPAAGEDVEIPDPETSPGRHGGEADV; this is encoded by the coding sequence GTGACGATCGCCCCGTGGCCGGCGGTCGACACCGAGTCGACGTGCGAACACTGCGGAGCGCACGTTTCTGACCAGTTCTGTCGGGTTTTCGGTGACAACCGTAACCGAGCCCATCGCTGCGGAGCGTGCGATACGTACGCCCGACTGAGCCGCGGGCCCGCTGCCGGCGAAGACGTCGAAATCCCGGACCCGGAGACGTCGCCCGGCCGTCACGGCGGTGAGGCCGATGTCTGA
- a CDS encoding histidine kinase N-terminal 7TM domain-containing protein encodes MGWIINPYSIVLLLSLAVAVGTAVAAWRSRPAAGSVPLAALMASVALWLGMHVLEIESTAFVWKARWADLQWVSAAIIPSLFLVFALAYTGRDRWLTRRRLGLLAIEPLVMVGLLALNGRTRVLWGPPHEAMVPLNVPWAQPATVVTAEPNVGLFVHLAYATLCLAATAIVVLDVAVRSNSLHRWQGIAVLVAVAVPWASAVVASSSLEIIGTTPIGLTITGLAITFGLYRYRLLELAPIARNEVVANLEDGVLVVDADRRIIDSNPVAQRLFDRDRDALVGTPVVDVVPTVDVDAVIDASADGGDGHDAQFSLGDGAERRIYELSASPIDGRGGPLGWTLVVHDVTDRVRRERELERKNRKLDEFASVVSHDLRNPLTVSKGYLELLEEEYDPEHVRTIARSHERMEELIDDVLTLARQGQAALEPEPVALGPAARTAWETVDTGDAALTVADDRTIRADPAQFRQLLENLFRNSVEHGSTNPDPRARQDDERRSTSSEPSVADAPEDTVEHGSTSSQRENRSDDTVEHGSASLESRPRQQIERDGVAITVGALEDGLYVADTGRGFEDEPDRLFEPGYTTGDGGTGLGLSIVADVVDHHGWSIAASDADGARFEITGVEFVDSDTDPDPTPNSSDEQRPS; translated from the coding sequence ATGGGCTGGATCATCAACCCGTACAGCATCGTGCTGTTGCTGTCTCTCGCCGTCGCCGTCGGGACCGCGGTCGCGGCGTGGCGATCGCGTCCGGCCGCCGGTTCGGTCCCCCTCGCCGCGCTGATGGCGAGCGTCGCGCTCTGGCTTGGGATGCACGTCCTCGAGATCGAGTCGACGGCGTTCGTCTGGAAGGCCCGCTGGGCGGATCTCCAGTGGGTGTCCGCTGCTATCATCCCGTCGCTGTTTCTCGTCTTCGCTCTCGCGTATACGGGCCGAGACCGCTGGCTCACCCGCCGCCGACTCGGGCTGTTGGCGATCGAACCGCTGGTCATGGTCGGCCTGTTGGCGCTCAACGGCCGGACCCGCGTTCTGTGGGGGCCGCCGCACGAGGCGATGGTCCCGCTGAACGTCCCGTGGGCCCAGCCAGCGACGGTCGTCACCGCGGAGCCGAACGTCGGGCTGTTCGTCCACCTCGCGTACGCGACGCTCTGTCTCGCGGCCACCGCGATCGTCGTCCTCGACGTCGCGGTCCGGAGCAACAGCCTCCACCGCTGGCAGGGGATCGCCGTCCTCGTCGCGGTGGCGGTTCCGTGGGCGTCGGCCGTCGTCGCGAGTTCGTCCCTCGAGATCATCGGGACGACCCCGATCGGACTGACGATCACCGGGCTCGCGATCACGTTCGGCCTCTACCGCTACCGCCTGCTCGAGCTCGCGCCGATCGCGCGCAACGAGGTCGTCGCCAACCTCGAGGACGGCGTGCTCGTCGTCGATGCCGACCGGCGGATCATCGACAGCAACCCGGTCGCACAGCGGCTCTTCGACCGGGACCGTGATGCGCTCGTCGGCACCCCCGTCGTCGACGTCGTTCCGACGGTCGACGTCGACGCGGTAATCGATGCATCCGCCGACGGCGGCGACGGTCACGACGCCCAGTTCTCGCTCGGCGACGGCGCTGAGCGTCGCATCTACGAGCTCTCGGCCTCGCCCATCGACGGCCGCGGCGGCCCCCTCGGCTGGACGCTCGTCGTCCACGACGTGACCGACCGCGTCCGACGGGAGCGCGAACTCGAGCGCAAGAACCGAAAGCTCGACGAGTTCGCCAGCGTGGTCAGTCACGACCTGCGCAACCCGCTGACGGTATCGAAGGGGTACCTCGAGTTACTCGAGGAGGAGTACGATCCCGAGCACGTCCGCACGATCGCCCGGTCCCACGAGCGGATGGAGGAACTGATCGACGACGTCCTCACCCTCGCCCGCCAGGGGCAGGCCGCCCTCGAGCCCGAACCCGTCGCCCTCGGGCCGGCGGCGAGGACGGCCTGGGAGACAGTCGACACGGGCGACGCCGCGCTTACGGTCGCCGACGACCGGACGATCCGTGCCGACCCCGCGCAGTTCCGCCAGTTGCTCGAGAACCTCTTTCGGAACAGCGTCGAGCACGGTTCCACGAACCCTGACCCGCGGGCTCGTCAGGACGACGAAAGACGCTCCACGTCTTCCGAGCCCTCGGTCGCTGACGCTCCCGAGGACACTGTCGAGCACGGCTCGACGAGCAGTCAGCGCGAGAACCGCTCCGACGACACTGTGGAACACGGCTCAGCGTCCCTCGAGTCGCGGCCTCGTCAGCAGATCGAACGCGATGGCGTCGCCATCACCGTCGGCGCGCTCGAGGACGGGCTCTACGTGGCGGACACGGGTCGGGGCTTCGAAGACGAACCCGATCGCCTCTTCGAGCCGGGATACACGACCGGCGACGGGGGAACGGGACTCGGACTATCGATCGTCGCCGACGTCGTCGACCACCACGGCTGGTCGATCGCGGCGAGCGACGCCGACGGCGCGCGGTTCGAGATTACCGGCGTCGAGTTCGTCGATTCGGACACGGACCCAGATCCGACTCCGAACTCGAGCGACGAGCAGCGGCCGTCGTGA
- a CDS encoding thiamine pyrophosphate-binding protein, with product MTAGYTGADLFTDALESYGVDYVFGNPGTTELPIMEAIGESNLEYRLGLHEDIAVGMAGGYAQRRRYHAHHDDSITPVGVANLHIAPGLAHGLGNLYAAKVAGAPLVVTAGNHSTDFRHEEPILSGRLADMARQFCKWSDEVLDVAALPTMLRRAFRVAMTPPTGPVFLALPLDVTMAETDAEPERLGPIPNAGSGDPVQLERAADLLAEADDPVLVVGDHVARSGADAVAAAVELAEATGARVHGEILSCEVDFPTDHDQWVSYLPTSEDAAAMLMDTDTICFAGVSTNTTLTRHEEALVDPETTCIHLSDDAWEVGKNQPADAAVVGDPGLVMQELTERVQGKLSDDVVADRLESVAQMKELVESKMSGYGEGDGEDDPRASKAELVDAMERVAGDAAIVDEGVTSKYAMLTRWEFAPEQYISNKGGGLGYGLPAAVGAAVAEAQRDDPRDVVGFIGDGSYQYYPHSIYSAARYDLDLTVVISDNRNYRILKDNTLHLMGGEEEDYEFVGMDFEPGVDLVRNAESHGARAELVETPDEIDEALADALARDGPDVLDVLVHD from the coding sequence ATGACAGCGGGCTATACCGGAGCCGATCTCTTCACGGACGCGCTCGAGTCCTACGGCGTCGACTACGTCTTCGGGAATCCGGGAACGACGGAGCTGCCGATCATGGAGGCGATCGGCGAGAGCAACCTCGAGTACCGGCTCGGGCTCCACGAGGACATCGCGGTCGGGATGGCCGGCGGCTACGCCCAGCGGCGTCGGTACCACGCCCACCACGACGACTCGATCACGCCGGTCGGGGTGGCGAACCTCCACATCGCGCCGGGGCTGGCCCACGGCCTCGGAAATCTCTATGCGGCCAAGGTCGCCGGCGCGCCGCTGGTCGTCACCGCGGGCAACCACAGCACCGACTTCCGCCACGAGGAGCCGATCCTCTCGGGCCGACTCGCCGACATGGCCCGCCAGTTCTGCAAGTGGTCCGACGAGGTGCTCGACGTCGCCGCGCTGCCGACGATGCTGCGACGGGCGTTCAGAGTCGCGATGACGCCGCCGACCGGCCCCGTCTTCCTCGCGCTGCCGCTCGACGTCACGATGGCCGAGACCGACGCCGAGCCCGAGCGGCTGGGACCGATCCCGAACGCCGGCAGCGGTGACCCCGTGCAACTCGAGCGCGCCGCCGATTTGCTGGCCGAGGCCGACGATCCGGTGTTGGTCGTCGGCGATCACGTCGCCCGCTCGGGCGCCGATGCCGTCGCCGCGGCGGTCGAGCTCGCGGAGGCGACGGGGGCCCGCGTCCACGGCGAGATCCTCTCCTGCGAGGTCGACTTCCCGACCGACCACGATCAGTGGGTCTCCTACCTGCCGACCAGCGAGGACGCGGCCGCAATGTTGATGGACACCGATACGATCTGCTTCGCCGGCGTGTCGACGAACACGACGCTGACCCGCCACGAGGAGGCGCTGGTCGATCCGGAGACGACCTGCATCCACCTCAGTGACGACGCCTGGGAAGTCGGCAAGAACCAGCCCGCCGACGCGGCCGTCGTCGGCGATCCCGGCCTGGTCATGCAGGAACTGACCGAGCGCGTCCAGGGGAAGCTCTCCGACGACGTCGTCGCCGACCGCCTCGAGTCGGTCGCCCAGATGAAGGAGCTGGTCGAATCGAAGATGTCTGGCTACGGCGAGGGCGACGGCGAGGACGACCCGCGCGCCTCGAAGGCCGAGTTAGTCGACGCGATGGAGCGCGTCGCCGGCGACGCCGCCATCGTCGACGAGGGCGTCACCTCGAAGTACGCCATGCTGACGCGGTGGGAGTTCGCGCCCGAACAGTACATCTCGAACAAGGGCGGCGGCCTCGGCTACGGGCTCCCGGCGGCGGTCGGCGCAGCCGTCGCGGAGGCCCAACGGGACGACCCTCGCGACGTGGTCGGCTTCATCGGCGACGGCTCCTACCAGTACTACCCCCACTCGATCTACAGCGCCGCCCGCTACGACCTGGATCTGACGGTCGTCATCTCGGACAACCGCAACTACCGCATCCTCAAGGACAACACCCTCCACCTCATGGGCGGCGAGGAGGAGGATTACGAGTTCGTCGGCATGGACTTCGAGCCCGGCGTCGATCTCGTGCGAAACGCCGAGAGCCACGGCGCCCGCGCCGAACTCGTCGAAACGCCCGACGAAATCGACGAGGCGCTCGCGGACGCGCTGGCCCGGGACGGCCCGGACGTCCTCGACGTGCTGGTCCACGACTGA
- a CDS encoding redox-regulated ATPase YchF — translation MLSIALAGKPNAGKSTFYTAATMADVDVANYPFTTIDANRGVSYARTDCPCLEREERCNADNCEDGKRYVPIELIDVAGLVPGAHEGKGLGNQFLDELTNADVIVNVIDASGGTNEKGEPVDIGEHDPLEDIDFVEEEMDLWLAGIVERNWESVERKSRSPDFDIDDVLADMLSGFGASPKQIAIVLRELDYPEDPIQWEDAHREELARLVRERTKPIVVAANKIDVAPEENVEKLLDLDKPVIPTTAEGELALRRAADNGLVDYDPGDETLEIGDDVNDAQRDALADLAETMAEHGGTGVQGALNYAVYDLLEHLTAYPVEDAAKWSDGSGNILPDAFLLPDGSTPVDLAYAVHSDIGDGYLHAVNAKTNREIGEEYELEEGDVIKIVSTN, via the coding sequence ATGCTTTCGATCGCGCTTGCCGGGAAGCCCAACGCCGGCAAGTCCACGTTCTACACCGCGGCGACGATGGCCGACGTCGACGTCGCCAACTACCCCTTCACGACGATCGACGCCAACCGCGGCGTCAGCTACGCCCGGACCGACTGTCCCTGCCTCGAGCGCGAGGAGCGCTGTAACGCCGACAACTGCGAGGACGGCAAGCGCTACGTCCCGATCGAGCTAATCGACGTGGCGGGGCTGGTGCCGGGCGCCCACGAGGGGAAGGGGCTGGGCAACCAGTTCCTCGACGAACTCACGAACGCGGACGTGATCGTCAACGTGATCGACGCCTCCGGCGGGACCAACGAGAAGGGCGAACCCGTCGACATCGGTGAGCACGACCCACTCGAGGACATCGACTTCGTCGAGGAGGAGATGGACCTCTGGCTGGCGGGCATCGTCGAGCGCAACTGGGAGTCCGTCGAGCGCAAGTCCCGCTCTCCCGATTTCGACATCGACGACGTCCTCGCGGACATGCTCTCGGGCTTCGGCGCCTCTCCCAAACAGATCGCTATCGTCCTCCGAGAGCTCGACTACCCCGAGGACCCCATCCAGTGGGAGGACGCACACCGCGAGGAGCTCGCGCGGCTGGTCCGCGAGCGGACCAAGCCGATCGTCGTCGCGGCGAACAAGATCGACGTCGCCCCCGAGGAGAACGTCGAGAAACTGCTCGACCTCGACAAGCCGGTCATCCCCACGACCGCCGAGGGCGAACTCGCCCTTCGACGAGCCGCCGACAACGGGTTAGTCGACTACGACCCCGGCGACGAGACCCTCGAGATCGGCGACGACGTCAACGACGCCCAGCGCGACGCCCTCGCGGACTTGGCCGAGACGATGGCCGAGCACGGCGGCACCGGCGTCCAGGGCGCGCTGAACTACGCGGTCTACGACCTGCTCGAGCACCTCACCGCCTACCCGGTCGAGGACGCCGCGAAGTGGTCCGACGGCAGCGGCAACATCCTGCCCGACGCCTTCCTGCTGCCCGACGGCTCGACGCCGGTCGATCTGGCCTACGCCGTCCACTCCGACATCGGCGACGGTTACCTCCACGCCGTCAACGCGAAGACGAACCGGGAGATCGGCGAGGAGTACGAACTCGAGGAGGGCGACGTGATCAAGATCGTCAGCACAAACTAG
- a CDS encoding GNAT family N-acetyltransferase codes for MVSSQPLEFDHDDRRRIYEYVERHGAVDPDDAQSELRIDPSGFRHHVAILKRDGRLEAADGTLRVVLDAGAEEEYVADDLEFHVRPAKQEDLSGIVGAIRQVAEEKTYIEAESVADEIDHEEALLRHNELESRMFFVATVDADVVGWVHLHAPELEKLSHTAELTVGVLEEYRGHGLGSHLLSRGLEWAGSRGYERVYQSVPSSNDDAIAFLEEHDWEIEAIREDHYKLNGHYVDEVMLAIEL; via the coding sequence ATGGTATCTTCCCAACCACTGGAGTTCGACCACGACGACCGGAGACGGATCTACGAGTACGTCGAGCGCCACGGGGCGGTCGATCCGGACGACGCCCAGTCGGAGCTGCGCATCGATCCCAGCGGCTTTCGCCACCACGTCGCGATCCTCAAACGCGACGGGCGCCTCGAGGCGGCGGACGGAACGCTCCGGGTGGTTCTCGACGCGGGCGCCGAGGAGGAGTACGTCGCCGACGACCTCGAGTTCCACGTCCGGCCGGCCAAACAGGAGGACCTCTCGGGGATCGTCGGCGCGATCCGGCAGGTCGCCGAGGAGAAGACCTACATCGAGGCCGAGAGCGTCGCCGACGAGATCGACCACGAGGAGGCTCTGCTCCGGCACAACGAACTCGAGTCCCGGATGTTCTTCGTCGCGACCGTCGACGCGGACGTCGTCGGCTGGGTGCACCTCCACGCGCCGGAACTCGAGAAGCTCTCGCATACGGCTGAGCTCACCGTCGGCGTCTTGGAGGAGTACCGCGGCCACGGGCTCGGCTCGCACCTCCTCTCGCGGGGCCTCGAGTGGGCCGGCTCCCGCGGCTACGAACGGGTCTACCAGAGCGTCCCCTCGAGCAACGACGACGCCATCGCCTTCCTCGAAGAACACGACTGGGAGATCGAAGCGATCCGCGAGGATCACTACAAACTCAACGGTCACTACGTCGACGAGGTAATGCTGGCTATCGAGCTCTGA
- a CDS encoding 2Fe-2S iron-sulfur cluster-binding protein has protein sequence MPTIEFRGREIECERGRILRDVLLEAGESPHNGRANWLNCRGHGTCGTCAVAIEGDASEPTAAERRRLSLPPHDPDGGLRLSCQTRVDGDLEVRKYDGLWGQRVPDGDAPAASDGPTAPADER, from the coding sequence ATGCCAACGATCGAGTTTCGCGGACGGGAAATCGAGTGTGAACGCGGACGAATCCTCCGGGACGTCCTCCTCGAAGCAGGCGAGTCGCCGCACAACGGTCGTGCGAACTGGCTCAACTGTCGCGGACACGGCACCTGCGGGACCTGCGCCGTCGCGATCGAGGGCGACGCGAGCGAGCCGACCGCGGCCGAACGCCGCCGTCTCTCCCTCCCCCCGCACGATCCCGACGGCGGCCTCCGGCTGTCGTGCCAGACGCGGGTCGACGGCGATCTCGAGGTCCGAAAGTACGACGGCCTCTGGGGCCAGCGGGTACCAGACGGCGACGCACCCGCGGCGTCGGACGGCCCGACGGCGCCCGCGGACGAGCGCTGA